In a genomic window of Thiolapillus brandeum:
- a CDS encoding TIGR04211 family SH3 domain-containing protein → MDLKLKKFLLMIFLLLASLTTQADTRYVTDQLKITMRSGESSQHRIVRMLSSGTAVTVLSTNASSGYSKVRLADGKTGYVLTRQLLTQPVARDRIVKLEARIKELEASPGELSAKLAKLSREHDDLQQKHTALQQEKNRIQKELEELKRTSANAVQIAQERKRLRKQVATMSRDLSNQEQEIRELKNNSTQRWFLIGGGVLFGGILLGMLLPHLRVRKRKDSWGSL, encoded by the coding sequence ATGGACCTCAAGCTCAAAAAATTCCTTCTGATGATCTTTCTGCTGTTGGCCAGCCTGACCACACAGGCAGATACCCGCTATGTCACGGATCAGCTCAAGATCACCATGCGCAGTGGCGAAAGTTCCCAGCATCGCATTGTGCGCATGCTGTCTTCTGGTACGGCCGTTACCGTACTCAGCACCAATGCTTCCAGCGGCTACAGCAAGGTGCGCCTGGCGGACGGAAAAACCGGCTACGTCCTTACCCGACAGCTACTGACCCAGCCCGTGGCCAGGGATCGCATCGTCAAGCTGGAAGCCCGTATCAAGGAACTGGAAGCCTCACCTGGCGAGCTCAGCGCCAAGCTGGCCAAGCTGTCCCGGGAACATGATGACCTGCAGCAGAAACATACGGCCTTGCAGCAGGAAAAGAACCGCATTCAAAAAGAACTGGAAGAACTCAAGCGAACCTCGGCCAATGCCGTACAGATCGCCCAGGAACGCAAGCGCCTGCGCAAGCAGGTAGCCACCATGAGCCGCGACTTGTCGAACCAGGAACAGGAAATCCGTGAGCTCAAGAACAACTCTACCCAACGTTGGTTTCTTATCGGTGGCGGAGTGCTGTTTGGCGGTATCCTCCTGGGAATGCTCCTGCCCCACCTGCGGGTGCGCAAACGCAAGGATTCCTGGGGATCCCTCTAG
- the argF gene encoding ornithine carbamoyltransferase: MTRHFLTLLDLTPDEFRGLISRARELKQLQHQGTIIEPLKHKVLGMIFEKSSTRTRVSFEAGMTQLGGAAMFLSPNDTQLGRGEPIEDTARVLSRMVDCVMIRTFEHDKIERFAEYSRVPVINGLTDWVHPCQLLADMQTYFEHRGDIQGRTVTWVGDGNNMCHSYINAARQLDFHLNIACPEGYDPDAEILSAAGERCTLFRDPLEAVAGADLVVTDVWASMGQEEEQKQREKAFANYQVTTEFMARADERALFMHCLPAHRGEEVAADVIDAPDSVVWDEAENRLHAQKALLEFLLT, from the coding sequence ATGACTCGGCATTTCCTCACCCTGCTGGATCTCACGCCAGACGAATTCCGGGGCCTGATCAGCCGCGCCCGGGAACTGAAACAACTGCAACACCAGGGCACAATCATCGAGCCCCTCAAACACAAGGTGCTGGGGATGATCTTTGAAAAATCCTCCACGCGCACCCGGGTGTCTTTCGAAGCCGGAATGACACAGTTGGGTGGCGCCGCCATGTTCCTGTCGCCCAATGATACCCAGCTGGGACGCGGCGAACCCATCGAAGACACGGCCCGGGTGCTGTCACGCATGGTGGACTGCGTGATGATCCGTACTTTTGAACATGACAAGATCGAGCGCTTTGCCGAGTATTCCCGGGTGCCGGTGATCAACGGTCTGACGGACTGGGTACATCCCTGCCAGTTGCTGGCAGATATGCAGACCTACTTCGAGCACCGCGGAGACATCCAGGGCCGGACCGTGACCTGGGTGGGCGATGGCAACAATATGTGTCATTCCTATATCAATGCCGCACGCCAGTTGGATTTTCATCTCAACATAGCCTGCCCGGAAGGCTATGATCCTGATGCGGAAATCCTGAGCGCGGCAGGCGAGCGCTGCACTCTGTTCCGCGATCCACTGGAAGCCGTTGCAGGCGCTGACCTGGTGGTCACGGACGTCTGGGCCAGCATGGGCCAGGAAGAAGAACAGAAACAACGGGAAAAGGCTTTCGCCAACTACCAGGTCACCACTGAATTCATGGCCAGAGCCGATGAACGGGCCTTGTTCATGCACTGCCTGCCCGCTCATCGTGGCGAGGAAGTGGCTGCTGACGTCATCGATGCTCCGGATTCGGTGGTCTGGGACGAAGCAGAGAACCGCCTGCATGCGCAAAAAGCCCTGCTGGAATTCCTGCTGACCTGA
- a CDS encoding acetylornithine transaminase, with protein MKDVLMNTYNRLPVTFVKGEGMYLYDDQGKSYLDAIAGIAVCSLGHAHPAVTRAICEQADKLVHTSNLYGVANQQQLGEQLTALAGMDRVFFSNSGAEANEAAIKLARLHGHKRGIDNPVILVMEESFHGRTMATLTATGNRKVQAGFEPLVQGFARVPFGDLEALKTAAGNLRDIAAVLVEPVQGEGGVNIPPEDYLPGIRALCDEHNWLMMLDEIQTGMGRTGKPFAFQHHDLVPDVMTLAKALGNGVPVGACLARGEAAELFAPGNHGSTFGGNPLACAAGLAVLEAMNTGNLWDRAAQAGDKLHQGLSAALADQEGVREIRYAGLMLGIELEQPCGELVGKALENGLLINVTADRVVRLLPPLIISDEQIDELIEVLSNLIRNFLEAQQ; from the coding sequence ATGAAAGACGTACTCATGAACACTTACAACCGGCTTCCCGTCACTTTCGTCAAGGGCGAGGGGATGTACCTTTACGATGACCAGGGAAAGTCCTATCTCGACGCCATTGCCGGGATTGCCGTATGCAGCCTGGGTCATGCTCATCCGGCTGTCACCCGGGCCATTTGTGAGCAGGCGGACAAGCTGGTGCATACCTCCAACCTGTATGGCGTGGCCAACCAGCAGCAGCTGGGCGAACAACTTACCGCCCTCGCCGGCATGGATCGCGTGTTTTTCAGCAACTCCGGCGCTGAAGCCAATGAAGCCGCCATCAAGCTGGCGCGACTGCATGGGCACAAACGCGGTATCGACAACCCGGTGATCCTGGTAATGGAGGAAAGTTTTCATGGCCGCACCATGGCCACCCTCACCGCTACCGGCAACCGCAAGGTACAAGCCGGTTTCGAACCCCTGGTACAGGGCTTTGCCCGGGTGCCGTTTGGCGACCTGGAGGCACTGAAGACAGCTGCCGGCAATCTCAGGGATATCGCTGCAGTACTGGTGGAACCCGTGCAGGGCGAAGGCGGTGTGAATATTCCACCCGAGGATTACCTGCCCGGCATCCGCGCCCTGTGCGATGAACACAACTGGCTGATGATGCTGGACGAGATCCAGACCGGCATGGGCCGTACCGGCAAACCCTTTGCTTTCCAGCATCATGATCTGGTGCCTGACGTGATGACCCTGGCCAAGGCCCTGGGCAACGGCGTTCCCGTTGGCGCCTGCCTGGCCCGGGGAGAAGCCGCAGAGCTGTTTGCCCCCGGCAACCATGGTTCCACTTTTGGCGGCAACCCCCTCGCTTGCGCGGCAGGCCTGGCAGTCCTCGAAGCAATGAACACCGGCAATTTATGGGATCGGGCCGCCCAGGCAGGAGACAAGCTGCATCAGGGCCTGTCCGCCGCCCTGGCCGATCAGGAGGGTGTCAGGGAGATCCGTTACGCCGGATTGATGCTGGGCATAGAACTGGAACAGCCCTGCGGCGAACTGGTAGGCAAAGCGCTGGAAAACGGCCTGCTGATCAATGTCACCGCCGACAGGGTGGTGCGCCTGCTGCCCCCCCTGATCATCAGCGATGAACAGATCGATGAACTGATCGAGGTTCTGAGCAACCTCATCAGGAATTTCCTGGAGGCCCAACAATGA
- a CDS encoding right-handed parallel beta-helix repeat-containing protein produces the protein MGFLLVLLLLFLAVPSWALPPLQLYVELTPEGGTLTPPPGEYSGPVVIRKQITLDGKGKVHVDGGGSGTVITVEADQAVVKGLYIHNSGESHDKVDAGILVKANDTVIQDNIISDTLFGIHLSNAHGNRIIGNRISSRGDDVTLRGEGIRLWYSHENFIQDNLIENSRDMVISNSRENRIIGNSMRHSRISMELVFSPENEIRGNTFEDNYNGVTVIYSDELIIADNHMLDMRKITGYGISVKESYQIHITGNEIAHCAIGLLATSPLEAENILTIENNLFTFNDVATYFYGERGGHEIHHNLFIDNFVDVMGSTTNTSRLNHWEHNYWDNYSGFDLDSDGIGDQPHRVYLYADRIWMDRSMARFYRGSPALTLIDFVQRLVPSSEPDLMYADPTPLMQPPSGSVDPANTHHDE, from the coding sequence ATGGGATTCTTACTTGTCCTGTTGTTGCTGTTTCTGGCAGTGCCGTCCTGGGCACTTCCGCCGCTACAGTTGTACGTGGAACTCACTCCTGAAGGCGGCACCCTCACCCCGCCGCCCGGCGAGTATTCCGGGCCGGTCGTCATCAGGAAGCAGATCACCCTGGACGGCAAGGGAAAAGTGCATGTGGATGGTGGCGGCAGCGGCACAGTGATCACCGTGGAGGCCGACCAGGCCGTGGTGAAGGGTTTGTACATTCACAATTCCGGCGAGTCCCACGACAAGGTGGATGCCGGCATCCTGGTCAAAGCCAATGATACGGTCATTCAGGACAACATCATCAGCGACACTCTGTTTGGCATTCACCTGAGCAACGCTCACGGAAACCGGATCATCGGCAACCGGATAAGCTCCCGGGGCGACGATGTCACCTTGCGCGGTGAAGGGATACGCCTTTGGTACAGTCACGAGAATTTCATCCAGGACAACCTGATCGAGAACTCCCGGGACATGGTTATCTCCAACTCCCGGGAGAACCGTATCATTGGCAACAGCATGCGCCACAGCCGCATCAGCATGGAGCTGGTGTTCTCCCCGGAGAATGAAATTCGCGGCAATACCTTCGAAGACAACTACAACGGTGTCACCGTCATCTATTCCGACGAACTGATCATCGCCGACAACCATATGCTGGACATGCGCAAAATCACCGGATACGGCATTTCCGTCAAGGAAAGCTATCAGATCCATATCACCGGCAACGAGATTGCCCATTGCGCCATCGGCCTCCTGGCCACCTCACCCCTGGAAGCGGAAAATATACTCACCATCGAAAACAACCTGTTTACCTTCAATGACGTGGCCACATACTTCTACGGTGAAAGGGGAGGCCATGAAATCCATCACAACCTGTTTATCGACAATTTTGTGGATGTCATGGGCAGTACCACGAATACCTCACGCCTGAATCACTGGGAACACAACTACTGGGACAATTACAGCGGCTTCGATCTTGACAGCGATGGCATCGGCGACCAGCCCCATCGCGTCTATCTGTATGCCGACCGCATCTGGATGGATCGGTCCATGGCCCGTTTTTACCGCGGCTCACCCGCCCTCACCCTCATCGACTTCGTACAGCGCCTGGTTCCTTCTTCCGAACCCGATCTCATGTATGCCGACCCGACGCCTCTGATGCAACCTCCGTCTGGTTCAGTTGACCCGGCAAATACGCACCATGATGAATAA